The proteins below come from a single Halothiobacillus neapolitanus c2 genomic window:
- a CDS encoding NAD(P)/FAD-dependent oxidoreductase, translating into MNPEEKNTAQSALNIAVIGSGISGIAAAWLLSEKHRVHLFEKNDYIGGHTHTHAMDDHGQTVNVDTGFIVFNRPNYPHLTGMLKHFNLPTQPTEMSFGVSLDQGRLEYGGNNLATLFAQKTNLLRPRFLRMVQDILRFNREGKSALHDAGFTNAESLNDFLDRHRFGEGMRDDYLLPMAAAIWSCPTEIMLKFPARSFLQFFENHGLMNVNERPQWETICGGSRRYIEAIAAENRFTIHANKAIDHVRRTENGVYLADVDEHFDACVFAGHADQTLASLTDADPQEHKILSAFKFQENQAYLHHDISLMPKRRAVWSSWNYLGQKNESSGRAVAVTYWMNHLQQLQTDTDWLVTLNPFAPPKPELTRKKITYHHPVFDDKTAVAQQELSSIQGHRHCYYAGAWTGYGFHEDGLRSAVNVAAAFGITPPWQTGK; encoded by the coding sequence ATGAATCCAGAAGAAAAGAACACCGCTCAATCAGCCCTGAACATCGCCGTGATTGGTTCCGGCATTTCTGGAATCGCAGCGGCTTGGTTGTTGAGCGAGAAACATCGGGTTCATCTGTTTGAGAAAAACGATTACATCGGCGGCCATACCCATACACACGCGATGGACGATCACGGTCAAACGGTCAACGTCGATACCGGTTTTATCGTATTCAATCGGCCCAATTACCCGCATTTAACCGGCATGCTCAAGCACTTCAATTTGCCCACGCAACCAACCGAAATGTCTTTTGGCGTGAGCTTGGATCAGGGGCGGCTTGAATATGGCGGGAACAATTTAGCCACGCTGTTCGCGCAGAAAACCAATTTACTGCGTCCACGATTCCTGCGCATGGTGCAAGACATCCTACGCTTTAATCGAGAAGGTAAGTCGGCTTTGCACGATGCCGGTTTTACCAATGCAGAATCTCTCAATGACTTTCTCGACCGACACCGTTTTGGCGAAGGGATGCGAGATGATTATTTACTGCCGATGGCGGCGGCCATTTGGTCCTGCCCAACGGAAATCATGCTCAAATTTCCTGCCCGCAGTTTCTTGCAGTTTTTTGAAAATCACGGCTTGATGAACGTGAACGAACGACCGCAATGGGAGACGATTTGTGGCGGATCGCGTCGATACATTGAAGCGATTGCGGCAGAAAATCGATTCACCATTCATGCCAATAAAGCCATTGATCACGTTCGTCGGACCGAAAATGGCGTTTATCTTGCCGATGTTGACGAGCATTTCGATGCCTGCGTGTTTGCAGGCCATGCAGACCAAACATTGGCATCACTGACGGACGCGGACCCTCAGGAACACAAGATTCTGAGCGCATTCAAATTTCAGGAAAATCAAGCCTACCTGCATCACGACATTTCATTAATGCCCAAGCGTCGCGCGGTTTGGTCAAGCTGGAATTACTTGGGGCAAAAAAACGAATCCTCCGGTCGCGCTGTTGCCGTTACCTATTGGATGAACCATTTACAGCAGCTTCAAACGGATACCGACTGGCTGGTAACACTCAACCCGTTTGCGCCACCAAAACCTGAATTGACCCGCAAGAAAATCACCTACCACCATCCGGTATTCGATGACAAAACGGCCGTTGCCCAGCAAGAATTGAGCAGCATTCAAGGCCATAGGCATTGCTATTACGCCGGTGCTTGGACCGGTTATGGTTTTCATGAAGATGGTTTGCGATCCGCCGTGAATGTGGCGGCCGCATTTGGCATCACGCCTCCCTGGCAGACCGGCAAATGA
- a CDS encoding DUF1365 domain-containing protein, which translates to MSASTLFIGKVMHQRMRGPAYRFEYRVFSLLVDLDDYEQNFPALRWLSANRFNLFSVHARDLGPRKKNASLREWINQACADQGFDISQGRVLINTYPRVLGYQFNPLNVWYCFDQAQQLVAIDCEVSNTFGEFHHYLLHDHGNPLELPFQASADKVFHVSPFLDMAMRYHFKFNQPAERLSVSIRENALTETGEELTLVATHQAHRQPLSDRRLWLEALRIPLLTFKVIGLIHWHALKIWLKGGVFHKSPPKPSSEISSCPKSK; encoded by the coding sequence ATGAGCGCCAGTACGCTCTTCATCGGCAAAGTCATGCACCAGCGGATGCGTGGCCCGGCCTATCGCTTTGAGTATCGCGTATTCAGCTTGCTGGTCGATTTGGACGACTATGAGCAAAATTTCCCCGCCCTGCGCTGGTTGTCGGCCAACCGATTCAATCTATTTTCAGTTCATGCGCGGGATTTAGGGCCACGTAAAAAAAACGCATCGCTGCGCGAATGGATCAACCAAGCCTGTGCCGATCAAGGTTTTGATATTTCACAAGGTCGCGTGCTCATCAATACCTACCCCCGCGTGCTTGGCTACCAGTTCAACCCGCTCAATGTTTGGTATTGCTTTGATCAAGCGCAGCAACTGGTGGCGATTGATTGCGAAGTGAGCAATACCTTCGGCGAATTTCATCATTATTTGCTGCACGATCATGGCAACCCATTGGAACTGCCGTTCCAAGCCAGCGCAGACAAGGTTTTTCACGTATCGCCCTTTCTTGATATGGCAATGCGCTATCACTTTAAATTCAACCAACCCGCCGAACGGCTGAGTGTTTCAATTCGAGAAAATGCACTCACCGAAACCGGTGAAGAACTGACGCTGGTCGCAACGCATCAAGCGCATCGTCAACCATTGAGCGACAGGCGGTTATGGCTTGAAGCATTAAGAATCCCCTTACTCACGTTCAAAGTCATCGGCCTGATTCATTGGCACGCTTTGAAAATATGGCTCAAAGGCGGCGTGTTCCATAAATCGCCGCCCAAACCTTCTTCGGAGATCAGCTCATGCCCCAAATCCAAATAA
- a CDS encoding SAM-dependent methyltransferase, with the protein MPQIQIKAMKNNDLDLPLSARWVHSLLGGIRIGQIRVLTDEGHEHTFAGQSHPELKVEWRLHHPARLLSRLARLGDIGIAEAYIHGDFSTDNLTRLLEIGARNMDVMADDLRAGFWARLIHRLQHALRSNHKRGSRRNISAHYDLGNEFYRLWLDPSMTYSSALFSRPDEPMAEAQARKYQRLIDALEAKPDDHILEIGCGWGGFAEQATQQGIHVSGITLSTEQQAFSIERMARAKVPAQAKFFLTDYRDQTGTFDHIVSVEMFEAVGERYWPTYFQTIYDRLKPGGRAAIQVITISEKAFESYRREPDFIQLYIFPGGMLPTIELFTQGAKHAGLEVKDTFLFGKDYARTLSLWAESFNQHTEALDALGFDERFRKTWQYYLAYCEAGFLAEHINVAQVLLEKPKNATVRSQAAATESKDMA; encoded by the coding sequence ATGCCCCAAATCCAAATAAAAGCGATGAAGAACAACGATCTTGATCTACCGCTCTCCGCTCGATGGGTACACTCTTTGCTGGGTGGGATACGCATCGGGCAGATCCGCGTACTCACCGATGAAGGCCATGAACACACGTTTGCAGGTCAATCGCATCCCGAACTTAAAGTCGAGTGGCGCTTGCACCATCCCGCCCGGCTGCTGTCGCGCTTGGCGCGGCTGGGCGACATTGGCATCGCCGAAGCATACATCCATGGCGATTTTTCCACCGACAACCTGACACGTTTGTTGGAAATCGGCGCACGCAATATGGATGTGATGGCGGATGACTTGCGTGCCGGGTTCTGGGCTCGGTTGATTCACCGCTTGCAACATGCGCTGAGAAGCAATCACAAGCGGGGCAGTCGGCGCAATATTTCCGCTCATTATGATTTGGGAAACGAGTTTTATCGTCTGTGGCTGGATCCCAGCATGACCTACTCATCCGCCCTGTTCAGCCGTCCCGATGAACCGATGGCCGAAGCGCAAGCACGGAAATACCAACGTTTGATTGATGCGCTTGAAGCGAAACCCGATGATCACATCCTTGAAATAGGCTGTGGCTGGGGTGGTTTTGCCGAACAAGCGACACAACAAGGTATTCACGTATCCGGCATTACCCTGTCGACTGAGCAACAGGCGTTTTCCATTGAGCGAATGGCACGAGCGAAGGTGCCCGCTCAGGCCAAATTTTTCTTAACGGATTACCGTGATCAAACCGGCACGTTCGATCACATCGTATCCGTCGAGATGTTCGAGGCCGTCGGCGAACGCTACTGGCCGACATATTTTCAGACCATCTACGATCGGCTTAAGCCGGGGGGACGCGCAGCTATCCAGGTCATCACAATTTCAGAGAAGGCCTTCGAATCCTATCGGCGCGAGCCGGATTTCATCCAGTTGTACATATTTCCCGGCGGCATGTTGCCCACCATCGAGCTATTTACCCAAGGCGCCAAGCATGCAGGACTGGAAGTAAAAGATACCTTCCTTTTCGGCAAAGATTACGCCCGCACCTTGAGTCTCTGGGCAGAATCGTTCAATCAACACACCGAAGCGCTGGACGCGCTGGGCTTCGATGAGCGTTTTCGCAAAACATGGCAGTACTACCTTGCCTATTGTGAAGCCGGTTTCTTGGCAGAACACATCAACGTGGCGCAAGTTCTGCTCGAAAAGCCGAAAAACGCCACAGTCAGATCACAAGCTGCGGCCACAGAATCTAAGGATATGGCGTGA
- a CDS encoding MFS transporter, which translates to MNPNANLSLGQVLAYGATGLPLAIMGIPLYVYLPPFYAQQLGLGLGAVGLALMISRLWDVILDPIVGFYADLIPGRHRRKTLMLIGLPLFLLATYFLLNPPPQVGIAYLYLWAMLGFLAWTLITIPYTSFGAEADPTPQGRTRLSASREGFGLIGVILAASLPVFLTSHTSGETQAANGDLLSVVFWLMAILLPIGLVLLFVAVPEKPATRRPIKLSAGWPLLRDNRQLRGTLVGFFLNNLANGIPAALFILFINDRLAAPQALGPLLLLYFGAGIVALPFWTWVAHRYGKRSAWGFSITLAGFSFLAVPFLHSGDVTAFAMVCLISGFSLGADMALPASIQGDLAGADADAGGGDRAGLFFGLFGLVTKLALAIAVGLGYGLLSLAGYQSGDSHTDALAWVYGGLPVLFKLAAALIVFRYLHDTESLVISSTKIKEVSP; encoded by the coding sequence GTGAACCCAAACGCCAATTTATCCCTCGGGCAAGTGCTCGCTTACGGCGCAACCGGATTGCCATTAGCCATTATGGGTATCCCCTTATATGTGTACCTGCCCCCGTTCTACGCACAGCAATTAGGGCTGGGGCTGGGCGCCGTGGGCTTGGCCTTGATGATCAGCCGTTTGTGGGATGTGATCCTCGACCCGATTGTCGGTTTTTACGCCGATCTGATTCCAGGCCGCCATCGCAGAAAAACGTTGATGCTCATCGGGCTACCGCTGTTTCTACTCGCAACGTATTTCTTGCTCAATCCGCCGCCTCAAGTGGGCATCGCTTATCTTTACTTATGGGCGATGCTGGGGTTTCTGGCCTGGACGCTGATTACGATCCCGTACACCAGTTTTGGCGCCGAGGCCGACCCCACGCCCCAAGGCCGCACCCGTCTGTCCGCATCACGCGAGGGCTTTGGTTTGATCGGCGTGATATTGGCCGCCAGCCTGCCGGTGTTCCTGACGTCACACACCTCAGGTGAGACTCAAGCGGCGAATGGTGACCTGCTCAGTGTCGTATTTTGGTTGATGGCCATCTTGCTGCCCATCGGGTTGGTGCTGTTGTTTGTAGCCGTGCCCGAAAAACCCGCCACGCGCCGCCCCATCAAATTGAGCGCTGGCTGGCCCTTGCTGCGCGACAACCGTCAGCTTCGCGGCACCTTGGTCGGTTTTTTCCTTAACAATTTGGCCAATGGCATTCCGGCAGCGTTATTCATTCTGTTCATCAATGATCGACTGGCCGCGCCGCAGGCTTTAGGTCCATTACTGCTTTTGTATTTCGGCGCGGGTATCGTGGCTCTACCCTTCTGGACCTGGGTTGCGCACCGATACGGCAAACGTTCGGCGTGGGGATTCTCGATCACGCTCGCGGGATTCAGTTTTCTAGCCGTGCCTTTTTTGCATTCAGGCGATGTAACGGCTTTTGCAATGGTCTGCTTGATTTCCGGTTTTAGCTTGGGGGCGGATATGGCTTTACCCGCCTCTATCCAGGGCGATTTGGCCGGTGCTGATGCGGACGCCGGTGGCGGGGATCGCGCGGGCTTGTTTTTCGGTTTGTTTGGTCTCGTGACCAAGCTGGCACTGGCCATTGCCGTGGGTTTGGGTTACGGCTTGTTGAGCTTGGCGGGTTATCAATCGGGCGACAGCCATACCGATGCGCTCGCCTGGGTTTATGGCGGCCTGCCGGTTTTGTTCAAACTGGCCGCAGCACTGATTGTGTTTCGCTATCTTCACGACACGGAATCACTGGTTATTTCTTCCACTAAAATCAAAGAGGTTTCACCATGA
- a CDS encoding DUF3833 domain-containing protein: MKRFALLVLLAFSMTGCASLNLDQYTKTEPKFDLEQYFAGDTYAWGIFQSRGGEIKRQFKVHIEGKKVGDEFVLSEHFKYNDGETGERVWHITRDGQDRYIGKAGDIVGVAHGHEVGQALNWHYTLKLPYNGSTIDVKFNDWMIRVSKNVMINRAYVSKFGVRVGEVTLFFTKTDPDK; this comes from the coding sequence ATGAAACGATTTGCTTTGCTCGTTCTTCTTGCGTTTTCCATGACGGGGTGTGCCAGCTTGAATCTTGACCAATACACAAAAACCGAACCCAAATTCGATCTTGAGCAATATTTTGCGGGAGATACGTACGCCTGGGGGATCTTTCAATCACGCGGCGGGGAAATCAAACGCCAATTCAAAGTGCATATCGAAGGTAAAAAAGTCGGCGATGAATTTGTGTTAAGCGAACACTTTAAATACAACGATGGCGAAACGGGCGAGCGGGTATGGCACATCACGCGTGATGGGCAGGATCGCTATATCGGCAAGGCGGGGGATATTGTCGGTGTGGCGCATGGGCACGAGGTGGGCCAAGCGCTCAACTGGCATTACACACTCAAACTACCGTACAACGGCAGCACGATTGATGTGAAATTCAATGACTGGATGATTCGTGTTTCCAAAAACGTGATGATCAATCGTGCCTACGTGAGTAAGTTCGGTGTTCGTGTCGGTGAAGTAACCCTGTTTTTCACCAAAACCGATCCGGATAAATAA
- a CDS encoding chalcone isomerase family protein: MSSHSIATLGRSRLLASTLLVLSLGASNPVLASNETMPKQMQLGQTDLTLLGKGTATYLWFDVYDAALYAPENIKPAQILSQETPRVLVLQYHHAVTVKDIEKASWQTLDKQLTPSELQSIKPQVDALQSSMKNVSPGDQYTLTWQPANAQKKPELTLKLNDKIVFKSDNARLAATYFGIWLGKPPLSQSLKRSLLGG; the protein is encoded by the coding sequence ATGAGCAGCCACTCAATAGCCACGCTGGGCCGCTCGCGCCTACTCGCATCCACACTGCTCGTGTTGTCTTTGGGAGCAAGTAACCCTGTGCTTGCGAGCAATGAAACCATGCCAAAACAAATGCAATTGGGGCAAACGGACCTGACGTTGCTTGGGAAAGGCACGGCAACGTACCTCTGGTTTGATGTGTACGATGCCGCGCTCTATGCCCCTGAAAACATAAAGCCCGCGCAGATTCTTTCACAGGAAACACCCAGAGTGCTGGTGCTTCAGTATCACCATGCCGTTACCGTGAAAGACATCGAAAAAGCGAGTTGGCAAACGCTGGATAAGCAACTCACGCCCAGCGAACTACAATCGATAAAACCTCAAGTCGATGCACTTCAGTCCAGCATGAAAAACGTATCACCCGGTGATCAGTACACGTTGACGTGGCAACCGGCAAATGCACAAAAAAAGCCTGAACTGACGCTCAAGCTCAATGACAAGATCGTATTCAAAAGCGATAACGCCCGCTTGGCCGCGACCTATTTCGGGATTTGGCTCGGCAAACCGCCGCTCTCCCAATCCCTGAAACGTTCGCTATTGGGTGGTTGA
- a CDS encoding DUF2789 domain-containing protein — translation MDSVFHPLSDLFAQLGLPSSADEIDAFISQHAPLSSYIALADAPFWSEAQAGFIRESLEMDADWVEAVDHLDARLRSAG, via the coding sequence ATGGATTCGGTATTTCATCCCCTCTCCGATTTATTCGCCCAATTGGGGTTGCCCAGTTCAGCGGACGAAATTGATGCGTTTATCTCGCAACACGCGCCACTGTCGTCATACATTGCGCTCGCGGATGCACCTTTTTGGTCAGAAGCGCAGGCCGGTTTTATTCGTGAGTCATTGGAAATGGACGCGGACTGGGTCGAAGCGGTCGATCATCTGGATGCGCGCTTGCGTAGCGCTGGATAA
- the sohB gene encoding protease SohB, with protein MEFLSDYGLFLAKTLTFVFAVLFLLAGLTALRQRQKQGGQGVLKVTDLRERFESNRLQLEQHILPAKQFKSEQKKREKEKKRLKKELPEHELRTFVLRFSGDLRASQVGALREEVSSILSVARPETDEVLVCLESGGGLVTAYGLAAAQLARLRAAGLHLTVAVDKVAASGGYMMAAVAHRIVAAPFAIVGSIGVVAQIPNIHRLLKNHDVDIELLTAGQYKRTLTLLGENTPEGREKFQSQLNETHELFKSFLLEYRPSLDLSKVATGEYWFGTQAMTLGLVDELTTSDEWIERQFAERAVIEVRKMPATNMLKKLQGSAEQSAQRVLHRFWDQLRQKSTDPHEQL; from the coding sequence ATGGAATTTCTGAGTGACTACGGGCTATTTTTGGCTAAAACATTGACCTTCGTTTTCGCCGTACTGTTTCTGCTGGCTGGTCTAACGGCGCTCAGGCAGCGTCAGAAACAAGGCGGTCAGGGCGTGCTGAAAGTCACGGATCTCCGGGAGCGCTTCGAGTCGAATCGCCTGCAACTGGAGCAGCACATCTTGCCTGCCAAGCAGTTCAAGTCTGAACAAAAGAAAAGAGAAAAGGAAAAAAAGCGGTTAAAGAAAGAGTTGCCAGAGCACGAGTTGCGCACCTTCGTATTGAGATTCTCCGGTGACTTGCGCGCCAGCCAGGTTGGTGCATTGCGGGAAGAAGTGTCTTCGATTCTGTCTGTCGCACGGCCTGAAACGGATGAAGTTCTGGTCTGCCTTGAAAGTGGCGGTGGTCTGGTTACGGCTTACGGTCTTGCCGCGGCGCAGCTTGCGCGACTTCGCGCTGCGGGTCTGCATTTGACCGTGGCTGTTGATAAAGTCGCAGCCAGTGGTGGTTACATGATGGCGGCAGTGGCGCATAGAATCGTCGCCGCGCCGTTTGCTATTGTCGGGTCAATCGGCGTGGTGGCGCAGATTCCCAATATTCATCGTCTGCTCAAAAACCACGATGTCGATATCGAATTGCTCACGGCGGGGCAATACAAACGAACCTTGACCTTGTTGGGTGAAAATACGCCAGAAGGGCGTGAAAAGTTTCAATCGCAGCTCAATGAAACGCATGAGTTGTTCAAATCGTTCCTGCTTGAATACCGCCCTTCGCTTGATTTATCCAAGGTGGCAACGGGTGAGTATTGGTTCGGCACCCAGGCCATGACGCTTGGTTTGGTAGATGAATTGACTACAAGCGATGAGTGGATTGAACGCCAGTTTGCCGAACGCGCGGTCATCGAGGTGCGTAAAATGCCCGCCACCAATATGCTCAAGAAACTGCAAGGTTCCGCCGAGCAGAGCGCGCAGCGAGTATTGCATCGGTTCTGGGATCAATTGCGCCAAAAATCTACCGATCCGCACGAACAGTTATAG
- a CDS encoding Tim44 domain-containing protein → MFAKKLTVLFTVMVVSLGVLFAAGLQTAEAKRIGGGANFGSQKQSFSREATTPTSPASTPTRSTAPAAGGASRWLGPLAGLAAGGLLAAMFFGGAFDGLKPMDFIIIALFALGAFMLIRALRKSSQSAASPYARSTAGTMADQAPQPSSIGSFSNSSAGSAQAPLPNAPAWFNEDSFLQGAKAHFTNLQRAWDANDLKTMQEYFTPELFLELARERARIGDENNVTEVQSLNAQLLDLSREGDSIVASVLFQGMVREDYGQPEPIAEIWHVRHTADSAQGDWLIVGIQQYNQSIH, encoded by the coding sequence ATGTTTGCCAAAAAACTGACTGTTCTTTTCACTGTCATGGTGGTGAGCCTCGGCGTACTGTTTGCTGCTGGTCTGCAAACAGCCGAAGCGAAGCGAATCGGGGGCGGCGCTAACTTTGGCTCGCAAAAGCAAAGTTTCAGCCGTGAAGCGACGACACCAACAAGTCCGGCGAGCACCCCGACTCGTTCTACCGCACCCGCCGCAGGTGGCGCCAGCCGATGGCTCGGGCCCTTGGCGGGTTTGGCGGCGGGCGGTCTGCTGGCGGCCATGTTTTTTGGCGGCGCATTTGATGGCCTCAAGCCGATGGATTTCATCATCATTGCCCTGTTTGCTCTCGGTGCGTTCATGCTGATCCGGGCACTGCGCAAATCCAGCCAGTCTGCGGCTTCGCCGTACGCGCGCTCAACAGCGGGCACAATGGCTGATCAGGCACCGCAACCGTCAAGCATCGGTTCGTTTTCAAATTCCAGCGCCGGCTCTGCACAAGCACCGCTCCCGAATGCGCCAGCCTGGTTCAACGAAGATTCCTTCCTGCAGGGCGCCAAGGCGCATTTCACCAATCTGCAACGTGCCTGGGATGCCAACGATCTCAAAACCATGCAGGAATACTTCACCCCTGAGTTGTTTCTTGAACTGGCGCGCGAGCGTGCCCGTATCGGTGACGAAAACAACGTGACCGAAGTACAAAGCCTGAACGCACAGCTACTGGACTTGAGCCGTGAAGGCGACTCGATTGTGGCATCGGTTCTCTTTCAGGGCATGGTGCGCGAGGATTACGGCCAGCCTGAGCCCATCGCTGAAATCTGGCATGTTCGCCATACAGCGGACTCAGCTCAGGGTGATTGGTTGATTGTCGGCATTCAGCAGTACAATCAATCCATCCACTGA
- the pssA gene encoding CDP-diacylglycerol--serine O-phosphatidyltransferase, giving the protein MMDQESEKHLEPDSHMTDDEAPKHRRKAIYLLPNLFTTGALFAGFFAILRAIQGDFEQAAMAVFVAMILDGLDGRVARLTNTQSDFGVQYDSLSDVISFGLAPAVIIFQWSLNGIDDRWGMLGAFVFVAAAAVRLARFNVQVETVDKKYFVGLASPAAAAVLMGMVWFFEEHGIPFQENIGWVWIITVVTGLLMVSSMPYYSFKSVSPQIRVSFLSVPLLILVFVLALKDFPLTLWLIASAYALSAPLWFIARRVQKLRRKSS; this is encoded by the coding sequence ATGATGGATCAAGAATCGGAAAAGCATTTGGAGCCGGATAGCCATATGACGGATGACGAGGCGCCAAAACATCGCCGCAAGGCCATTTATCTGTTGCCGAATCTCTTTACAACAGGCGCGCTTTTTGCCGGTTTTTTTGCGATTTTGCGCGCCATTCAAGGTGATTTCGAACAGGCGGCCATGGCTGTATTCGTGGCCATGATCCTCGATGGCCTGGACGGCCGCGTGGCGAGGCTGACCAATACCCAGTCGGATTTCGGGGTGCAGTATGACTCCCTGTCCGATGTCATTTCCTTTGGCCTGGCTCCGGCGGTGATCATCTTTCAGTGGAGCTTGAACGGCATAGATGACCGTTGGGGAATGCTGGGCGCTTTTGTGTTCGTCGCGGCCGCTGCGGTTCGTTTGGCGCGTTTCAACGTTCAGGTGGAAACCGTCGACAAGAAGTACTTTGTTGGTCTGGCCTCACCCGCCGCCGCCGCTGTGCTGATGGGGATGGTCTGGTTCTTCGAAGAGCACGGCATCCCTTTTCAGGAAAATATCGGTTGGGTCTGGATTATTACCGTCGTCACCGGGCTATTGATGGTATCGAGCATGCCGTACTACAGTTTCAAGAGCGTGAGTCCGCAGATTCGAGTTTCGTTCTTGAGCGTACCCTTGTTGATTCTGGTGTTTGTGCTCGCGCTGAAAGACTTTCCTCTTACCCTATGGCTGATTGCCTCTGCCTATGCGCTGTCGGCACCACTGTGGTTCATCGCACGCCGAGTGCAGAAACTGCGAAGAAAATCGTCGTGA
- the ilvC gene encoding ketol-acid reductoisomerase gives MQVYYDKDCDLTLIQGKKVAIIGYGSQGHAHALNLKDSGVSVVVGLRPGSTSARKAQAEGLTVLPVGEAVAAADVIMILTPDEYQSAIYRNDIEPNLKQGATLAFAHGFAILYNQVVPRADLDVIMIAPKAPGHTVRSEFVRGGGIPDLIAVHQDASGTAKATALSYASAVGGGRTGIIETTFKDETETDLFGEQAVLCGGTVELVKAGFETLVEAGYAPEMAYFECLHELKLIVDLMYEGGIANMNYSISNNAEYGEYVTGPQVINAESRQAMREALARIQSGDYAKAFISEGATNYPSMTARRRQNAAHEIEQTGAKLRSMMPWITANKIVDKDRN, from the coding sequence ATGCAAGTTTATTACGACAAAGACTGTGACCTGACGCTGATCCAGGGCAAGAAAGTCGCCATTATCGGTTATGGTTCTCAAGGCCATGCGCATGCCCTTAACCTTAAGGATTCTGGCGTGAGCGTTGTCGTTGGCCTGCGTCCGGGCTCTACCTCGGCGCGCAAGGCTCAAGCTGAAGGTCTGACCGTTCTGCCTGTCGGTGAAGCCGTTGCCGCCGCCGATGTGATCATGATTCTGACGCCCGACGAGTATCAGTCTGCCATCTATCGTAACGACATCGAACCGAATCTCAAGCAAGGCGCTACATTGGCCTTCGCTCATGGCTTCGCCATCCTGTACAACCAGGTTGTGCCGCGTGCCGACCTTGATGTCATCATGATCGCGCCGAAGGCACCGGGCCACACCGTGCGCTCCGAGTTCGTTCGTGGCGGCGGCATTCCCGATCTGATCGCCGTCCATCAGGATGCCAGCGGCACAGCCAAGGCGACTGCATTGTCCTACGCATCTGCTGTTGGCGGCGGTCGTACCGGCATCATCGAAACCACGTTCAAAGACGAAACCGAAACGGATCTGTTCGGCGAGCAGGCCGTTCTGTGCGGCGGTACGGTCGAGCTGGTTAAAGCGGGCTTTGAAACACTGGTCGAAGCCGGTTATGCGCCAGAAATGGCTTATTTCGAATGCTTGCACGAACTCAAATTGATTGTTGATCTCATGTACGAAGGCGGCATCGCTAACATGAACTACTCGATTTCCAACAATGCTGAGTATGGTGAGTACGTGACGGGTCCTCAGGTGATCAATGCCGAATCGCGTCAGGCCATGCGCGAAGCACTGGCGCGCATTCAGTCGGGTGACTACGCGAAGGCCTTTATCTCAGAAGGTGCGACCAACTACCCATCAATGACAGCGCGTCGTCGCCAGAATGCAGCACATGAGATTGAGCAGACCGGTGCAAAGCTACGCAGCATGATGCCGTGGATTACTGCCAACAAGATCGTCGATAAAGACCGTAATTAA
- the ilvN gene encoding acetolactate synthase small subunit produces the protein MRHIISILIENEAGALSRVAGLFSARGYNIESLCVAPTVDETLSRMTLVTRGDEQIIEQIIKQLNKLIDVIKVQDMADAPHIERELMLIKVQAVERYRDEVYRLAEIFRGQIIDVSESSYTIQMVGPGHKLDAFLAALGEIPVVEIVRSGALGVARGPRGMSVPEA, from the coding sequence ATGCGGCACATCATCTCCATATTGATTGAAAACGAAGCAGGGGCCCTGTCACGGGTTGCCGGTTTATTTTCCGCACGCGGTTACAACATTGAATCGCTTTGCGTTGCACCCACCGTCGACGAAACCTTGTCGCGGATGACCTTGGTTACGCGCGGTGATGAACAGATCATCGAGCAGATCATCAAGCAACTCAACAAGTTGATTGATGTAATCAAGGTTCAGGATATGGCAGATGCGCCCCACATCGAGCGTGAACTCATGCTGATCAAGGTGCAGGCTGTCGAGCGCTATCGGGATGAGGTCTACCGTCTGGCCGAAATCTTCCGTGGCCAAATTATCGATGTCAGCGAATCGAGCTACACCATCCAAATGGTGGGGCCGGGGCACAAGCTTGATGCGTTTCTCGCCGCTCTGGGAGAAATTCCGGTGGTTGAGATTGTTCGATCTGGTGCGCTTGGGGTTGCCCGTGGCCCACGCGGCATGTCCGTGCCTGAAGCCTGA